A stretch of Pseudolysobacter antarcticus DNA encodes these proteins:
- a CDS encoding EAL domain-containing protein: MSSYRKTLEKGAKAYRCGDMPLDAFLIVSGSVEISIRRDGVQIPVVTLSSGEMFGEMELIDGGMRRLTASAMTDCVLQIIKREQIVERLDNTDPIVRALLQRQLSRFRVALELIESDVIADTGHTDPSASVVTSAIAKLRLEAQLREALEQGVLEILWQPIGAIADGRIVGYEALMRWPHVDLGDLMPKQFIALAEETSLIVVLGDYALQRVCIALRALADCGCSPMPYIALNVSGRALSSAVFVDQIIASAVRHGIDTAWIRLEVTESVFLDYHQIEELIQRCHAVNIRVAVDDFGTEYSNFSHLHRLAFDTIKLEQNFTHDLDQPRCLAMVQAIIAVARAIDADIVAEGVETDAQLQQLRQLGCDYAQGFLIGKPLTSTELLASIS, from the coding sequence ATGAGCTCGTACCGCAAGACACTTGAGAAAGGCGCAAAAGCCTATCGTTGCGGCGATATGCCATTAGATGCTTTCCTGATTGTGAGCGGCAGTGTCGAAATTTCCATTCGTCGCGATGGAGTTCAAATACCAGTCGTTACGCTGAGCAGCGGCGAAATGTTCGGGGAAATGGAGTTGATCGATGGCGGTATGCGGCGATTGACAGCAAGCGCAATGACCGACTGCGTACTGCAAATTATCAAGCGTGAGCAAATTGTAGAACGATTGGACAATACCGATCCGATCGTGCGCGCACTGTTACAGCGACAACTTTCGCGCTTTCGAGTCGCCTTGGAATTGATCGAGTCGGACGTGATTGCTGATACAGGGCACACCGATCCAAGCGCCTCCGTTGTGACTTCCGCTATCGCCAAACTTCGTCTGGAAGCGCAATTGCGTGAAGCACTTGAGCAGGGCGTGTTGGAAATATTGTGGCAACCCATTGGCGCAATTGCCGACGGTCGTATCGTGGGTTATGAGGCACTCATGCGCTGGCCGCATGTAGATCTCGGCGATCTCATGCCCAAGCAGTTTATAGCGCTGGCGGAAGAAACCTCGTTGATCGTGGTGCTGGGCGACTATGCCCTGCAACGAGTGTGCATCGCACTGCGTGCGCTCGCGGATTGCGGTTGCTCGCCTATGCCATACATTGCGCTGAATGTTTCTGGGCGTGCCCTAAGCAGCGCAGTCTTCGTCGATCAGATTATTGCCTCCGCTGTAAGACACGGAATCGATACGGCATGGATCAGGCTCGAAGTCACCGAAAGCGTTTTTCTGGATTACCACCAGATTGAAGAACTTATTCAGCGCTGCCACGCGGTAAACATTCGCGTTGCTGTAGACGATTTCGGCACTGAGTATTCCAATTTTTCGCATTTGCACCGGCTGGCTTTCGATACCATCAAGCTGGAGCAGAATTTCACCCACGATCTGGATCAGCCGCGTTGTCTCGCCATGGTGCAGGCGATTATCGCTGTCGCACGCGCGATCGACGCCGACATCGTTGCCGAGGGAGTCGAGACCGACGCCCAGTTGCAGCAACTGCGGCAGCTCGGCTGCGATTACGCGCAGGGTTTCCTGATTGGCAAACCGCTCACTTCAACTGAGCTTCTCGCCAGCATTTCCTGA